The Tubulanus polymorphus chromosome 4, tnTubPoly1.2, whole genome shotgun sequence genomic interval tttggcgctccctccaaaacaacgaaaaacgtcgaaatttctctaaaaatccgttttggcgcaccaaaacaaagaatattccgttttggcgcccccgccaaaaagAACTTTCATTATAGCGCCCCCGCCAacacgaactttcgttttagcGCCCCCACcgaaacaacgaaaaacgtcgaaatttctctaaaaatccGTTAtagcgcgccaaaacaaagactATTCCGTATTGGcacccccgccaaaacaacgaaaaacgtcgaaaacgaaaacgaaaaacgaaaaatccgttttggcgcgccaaaacggaccTTTTTTCCGTTTTCGCGCGGTTATTTACGTTTTGGCACCCCGCGCCCCGGAAGTTCGTTTTGgtgggggcgccaaaacggaattttcgagaaattttgacttttttcgttttggcgttctggcgttctggcatcctcatttacatacccaGAATTCTACgctatggcccgaatcagccaccatagtaaatctaaattattgcGACTTTATTATACAGGGTGGTCCAAAAATGCAACCGCATACTTCTACTTATCAGATTCCTTCGTTATCTACATGGATGGATTGAAAATATCTAGAGATGGAAAATGACACCAAAACTCACTTTTGATTTCGGGCCATTGTTGCGAAGCGTGAAATCAACAGACATTACGTAACCGGGATTGAAATCATCGCGTGAAGTAATATGCAGACCTAACAGAATAGTGAACAAGGTATTTTGAAGTAGTTAATTACCTTTTATTCTTATTCTTAATATCTGTCACTCAGTAAGTTGATATTGTTTGTAATTAGTACTGTCTTATTTTATGTAAATACCATCGTAttatatgaaaatttaatCACTTGCGCTATGCCTCAAAAGGGGAAAATGTAACTCCCGAAAACGCGTGctagaataaatctataatcattagaaaatgagatttgtactgATTTCGTTTTGCTATGGATTTTTACAATTTACAACTATGAATAGTAATCGAGTGGCTCACCGTCAACAGTCACGTGACATGTTCTTGGTGAGGAGGCACTAGAAAATGTCACATGACTGATACAAAATAGGAATAAAAAAGAGACTTCTCACAGCaaatagaagaatacaacataTAGTTAAGAATAAGTCTGCGACCGATAACAGCCCAGTTGATGATGGACGAGATATGGGTACCGGCAGCGGAACAAAAAGAGAGCGCATCCCGTCAGACGATTCAACGAGGGATATCGCACCGACTAGGAGTGCGAAACAACTGCCTAAAAAACAGAAGCAGGACATGGCAGATATACCAGAAGATGTAAGTGACATGCTGTCACAAACTCGAAACATCCTGAACATGGATACAGGTGCCGTCATCGCGTAGGAATGCCAGGCCTACATAAGGCTAAGCTTTGGTTAGTGCGATGTGAACAGTTGGGCGGATACTAACACTAACGACTCGACCAAGCTCTGAGAAGATATAATAGTGAACAGTAATCTAGACATTATAACTATTTGTGAATCGCATCTAAGAAACAACTCAACAATATCAGTCCCAGGCTATAGGTGGTTTGGCCATAACAGAACGGAACTCCATAAACGCGCTGTACGTGGATCTGGAGGCGTGGGGGTACTAATTAAGCAGACAATCTTGCGCTATTATTATGTGGATGTACTAGACGCATCATTTGACGGTATAATGTGGCTGCGTCTCCGATCAGTTAGCGATGACTCTCTGACAGTCCTCATGGGTGCTGTTACCCTGCCCCCAGAGCGTTCGTCTAGAGATGATACCTCCCAATTTTTCTATGACACTCTGTTATCGCAATTATGTATGTATTGGAATAGCGATCCGTGCGTTATAGCGGGTGACTTAAACGGGCGTATTGGCAATAAAAAAGACACATCGGATACAAATATTCCTCCGCGCGTTACTATCGACGAAAGTGTAAATAATTATGGTCGGTATCTGATTGATTTTGTACAGGACGCTAATATGTTTATTCTCAAACGGAAGATATacgaataatgatgattttacgTGTATATCCGGAAGAGGCCGTTCAGTCTTGGATTATTTTCTAATCCCGTGTGCCGATTTTCAGAAAGTTTGCGATTTCGAACCATGACCGATCTTGCCGACACGGCACACTATAGCTCTGCGTGCCGTAGACCCGATCATTCATTGATTAAATTTACGTATACACTATCGGATTATgtgaattttgataataatccAAAGAATCGACAGATCATCATGACGTTTAGTTCAGCACAATGGCGTTTATGAGCTGGAATTAAAAAAGGAATTTCATTGTTTGTAACGAGTGGCGAGAATCGATACATTTCCGATGATTTGTTGTTTCCTAAGTATCTATATGGCAGTACTCGTGTCGTCATCTGGCATCGTTTTCATTAGTTTGTTCTGTTGTGTATCGTTGTGTTCACGTAGCGCGTCTTTCAGGTTTTTGCCGTTAGTTTCTGGCAGCCAGAAGAGCACAAAGATTGTTGAGGTTATCGCAAGGAATGCGTAGAATACGTACGGTATCATCCAGTGACTGATTAGACCCTGGAATATAAAAAGCATTATATCTATCTAGTTGATGAACCGgtaaaaatagatatttttcattggGAGGAAATGGTCCATGTACTGTGGCAAGTTTCTGGGGAAATTTCCTGGGAGTAATTTACGAGTGTGGTTTCTTTCCCAGTGATGAGCGATGGCCAGAGAGAATAAAGAAATCACCGCGTGCCGACAGAAATAATTATTTGCCATATTAATGACCGTTCGAGCTCCATTGTGGATGTATCTAGCTACAAAAACCAAACGCAAGTATCTAGGGGACTCACTCATTGACCAAGGTCTGACCAGATGCCGGCCTAAGACAATTTGGGTatcgatttcaaaaaattctCTCGTTAGTAACACGTAACACTTTTTCATTGGTTTCCGTTCAAAAATGCGCTTGCTTTCAAATGTACTTGATTTGAGGCCACAAAACTCAAAGAAGCAAAACTCTAACCCCAATTCTGCTAGAAATTGTGAACTATACTATACTACCAATCCCAGGGccctaaatgtgttttacttGATAAGAGTTCCACTATCATGAAAATCTAACCCCCAAAGACATGACTGGTTACGTTTTGTGAACCCATGGCAAGTAGAACCTAAGTTAGCATCACTGTGCTAGGATGTTTAGATTTACCAAATACGCAATCTGTGGAGCGGTAATACCACCAACTCTTGCGCCCATACTACCAGCTGCACAGCCAATACTCCTGTTAAAAACAGAACAAAAGAATGGTTATATTCTTTTTAGCCcatatcaaaattttcaattcgtAATTTCTAAGTTCTAAAAATTTAGATGTGATCCCTGTGCCAATGGAGACTAGTTTTGCTACATAAGAGAATTATTCCACATCCCTGTGCCCAAACAGCAAAACAGGAAGTAAATGATGATATGCGTTTTAGGAGAAGCGATATATTTCCCCACAGGTGAACGGGAAGTGTGTGCGTTGCTTGAGAGAGTGAATCTGAAGATTAAATCTTACCTTATGACGGTGGCATAGATTTCTGCGGAATATATTGATGCCAATGTCCAGCACGAACTTATGCCTGCGTTACCAATAAGCACCAATACCGTCGTCAATATTCCGAGTTCTTCTTTCTTGTTGAGTGCTCCAATAATCACCACTACTACCATGCAAGTAATTGGTATTAGCATGTAAAAGAAAAACGACCGTCGCCGACCAAACCTAGGATTTACAATTCAAAAGATACCCAAACATCATGACAGTTAACGACCGATCAGTTACCGAGATATTCAGACTTATGGTACCAAAGAATAATCGCACCATTTTGAAGACATATTGATATTTCTGGATTGTGAACTAAATGTCCATGATTAACATAAGCTTTGGATCATCTTGTTTTCGTATTTCAACGTCAATATCCTCTCATTGTTTCAGGAGATCGATTAAGGGAAGATTGCAACTGAAATGAGCTGACAAGAGACAATGAAAAGGACCACGGACCAGTCACACCAGCCAAAAGTAGTTTTGTTCAAAAAGTAGTTTTCAGTCTcataaagttgttagattggctataaaacTACTAAGCCATGACCGTGAAACTGAGCCCTGGGACCAAAGGTGTTCTTatgactagtcttaagtttaTAGATCGGCTCAAGAAGATACCGCAGTCTTAGATAATTGAACATCATGATATAAGTTGATATATTGGCTAAAAAAGATACTGAGTCTTAGAGTGGTCTTGCATCTAAGCTATTGTGCAACTGGGTTTTTAGATTTTACCTGTTTGCAACAAAAATGACACTCCAATCTGCGGGCATGGTAACAAATGCACCAGCGACAACGTTTACAAAAACAGTTCCTTCAAACGTGCTGTACATAGAACTAATACCGTAGTTAATAGCGGCACAAGAAAACCTAAAATAACCGGAAAAAGTATTAGAAAACCTGGCTGAAACCTGGTTGATGGTTTGTTTTTCATGCAAATAGACAGTTAACGGGAAGatagatattgataaaaaagttagagctAATCGAGTAAAGTCAATGGAGAAACAACAGTATTGATAGGCCCTATCAATAAGGTTGTTTCTCCATTGACCCTGTGGAAGGAAGTGGCGTTTGTCGAATGAAGCCACTGCGCAAGTAGCTATCTAGTATATACTAGCTCACACATGTGATCTCTAGTTCGTGATATATAATTCGATAGCATTACAATCAATCTTCAATATACGGGTTAGTCTTGATAATTTTCAtacctatacaataattcatttttttcatgctTTTACTGTTCTGATATCGGGTTACTACGGCTTTTCTATACCtctataaaaatgaaaatgtcgttTAGATGTCATTACCAGCAGTAAATGATAACACATGTTTGAAGAGCTAATTTTCTCGTTTTGAATAAATCTAGATATCCATGCTTTCTGATTTTCTCTTGTTCTCTGCGATCTTTAGCGGCAATAAGACGAAGTAGATTTAAATCTggaattttggttttattcgTTCGGGCCATCCAGCGGATAATTTCATCCGCTTCTTTAAATCGGCCTTTCATTGTCAACCAGCGAACGCTCTCCGGAACCCAActtaaaacataaaaacaaCGTACTACAGATTAGATATCGGCCTTATTTAATCAAGTCAAGTTTGGTGGCCATCTCGAATCTCTGCTTAGCGCCATACAGCCTTTGATTTTCCCGAAACGTTATGTATATGACTTGTTTAGCCCAAATGAATATTGCGGTccaatattatattatcaaaacacATCAAAGTGTGTTAAAAATTCCAACCACCCCTAAAAAAACACTTGATTCCACCTACGGATGGGCAATAAATTCacacaattaaaaaaaactgataatcaaTGCTGTTTATTCGGTCACAgtcataaaatgaaatacactATTGCATACTTTTACTATGCATGGATTCAGTTTCATATTTGTAATTTAGAATGAGttctttttcattaaatcaacTCCGAGTAAAATCTTCTCATtcttgataataatgataatgtttatTCACGGATTAAATTCCAATAGGAAGTATAGTAAGTTAGTTATTCAGGGTCTCCAGAATTCGAATTGACACGATGCACTCACACGTCTGTAGAGATAGGGAGAGACAGGGGGAGAGGGACAACTTACAGAACGATAGCAGGAATTAGAGGTATCCCGAATGAAGCGGTTATGAATGCTGTATGGCGCCAGTCACGGGTCAAATAGGCTACAGCCGAGGTCAATGAGGAGCCGACACCATACATAACGAAACACGCACAAAACGTCCGCCATTTTGTACCAACAAACTCTATCGGAAGTGCGAAACAGACGTTCAGAGCACCacctgaaaaaataacaatgaAGTACAAacaatgtttatctaaaaggATACTCGCTGGTAATCGAATCAATAGACCTACCGTTAAAAAAACCACTCGAAATACGAACAATAACATACATGACCCAACTATTTGAAAATCCAACGACTATCTGCGTAACTATCATCAAACAAGCGAACGCTATCAATGTCTTCTTGCGACCGATCCAGTCAGCGAAATATCCAGACACCATCGCACCGAAGAATACCCCCACCATTTGAAGACTGATTGAAAGTTTTGGGATGTAACTCATGTCACAAACAAGATCGAACtatgagtaaaaaatgaacgAGAATGAATTGAAAGTCTGTGATATGACAATAAGACTAAAGACAATGATAACGATAGAATGATAATCAAATACTACTCCACTATTATGTGAGTATTGGAAATTCCGCATTGGAAAAGCTTCGATTTAATTGACTTTTACGGAATTCGAACCCGT includes:
- the LOC141904420 gene encoding organic cation transporter protein-like codes for the protein MDEPRNRDEDEDAQKNESSFEEMLDTLGHFGRFQIRVFVILTLMDLSNQPVSMLFIFSHYVPPWTCLRLAENASLPNNTDGLCSFNSSKCVEFDYDFTNALTSLITEFDLVCDMSYIPKLSISLQMVGVFFGAMVSGYFADWIGRKKTLIAFACLMIVTQIVVGFSNSWVMYVIVRISSGFFNGGALNVCFALPIEFVGTKWRTFCACFVMYGVGSSLTSAVAYLTRDWRHTAFITASFGIPLIPAIVLWVPESVRWLTMKGRFKEADEIIRWMARTNKTKIPDLNLLRLIAAKDRREQEKIRKHGYLDLFKTRKLALQTCVIIYCWFSCAAINYGISSMYSTFEGTVFVNVVAGAFVTMPADWSVIFVANRFGRRRSFFFYMLIPITCMVVVVIIGALNKKEELGILTTVLVLIGNAGISSCWTLASIYSAEIYATVIRSIGCAAGSMGARVGGITAPQIAYLGLISHWMIPYVFYAFLAITSTIFVLFWLPETNGKNLKDALREHNDTQQNKLMKTMPDDDTSTAI